One genomic window of Brienomyrus brachyistius isolate T26 chromosome 16, BBRACH_0.4, whole genome shotgun sequence includes the following:
- the LOC125710356 gene encoding zinc finger protein ZIC 5-like: protein MPCGWIWQCSYGDHFEQKEIGGVCGYENGVGHPVLVGLKDRPENFDYGPDHCESFPRKCNSTNLNVNVASTSHDEAGTFLRYRRPPVKQELICKWAEQERSSKKVCFLTFSNMQELVNHVTAEHVGGAEQSVHVCLWEECARKGKPFKAKYKLINHIRVHTGEKPFPCPFPSCGKVFARSENLKIHKRTHTGEKPFKCEFDGCDRKFANSSDRKKHSHVHTSDRPYFCKIRGCDKAYTHPSSLRKHMKVHFRPSPPSSPASSTKAAYRSLPSYTREPFPPISGHTKCHTVKLSPKVNNLSEWYVCQGSAGSNILCIGSEDDSFRNSEPRSII from the exons ATGCCA TGTGGATGGATCTGGCAGTGCAGTTATGGAGACCACTTTGAGCAAAAAGAAATTGGCG GTGTCTGTGGATACGAGAATGGTGTTGGCCATCCAGTCCTTGTCGGACTTAAAGACAGGCCAGAAAACTTCGATTACGGGCCAGATCATTGTGAGTCCTTTCCTCGCAAATGTAATTCTACGAACTTAAATGTCAACGTTGCTTCGACTAGTCACGACGAAGCGGGGACGTTTCTGAGGTACAGGAGACCGCCCGTTAAGCAAGAGTTAATTTGCAAATGGGCTGAGCAAGAGCGCAGTTCGAAGAAAGTTTGCTTCCTAACATTCAGCAATATGCAAGAACTGGTTAACCATGTTACCGCCGAGCATGTCGGGGGAGCCGAACAGAGCGTCCACGTTTGTCTCTGGGAGGAATGCGCACGAAAGGGAAAACCTTTTAAAGCAAAATATAAACTGATAAATCACATCCGAGTCCACACGGGAGAAAAACCTTTTCCCTGTCCTTTTCCGAGTTGCGGAAAAGTGTTTGCTCGTTCGGAAAATCTTAAGATTCACAAGAGGACGCACACAG GAGAGAAGCCATTTAAATGCGAATTTGATGGATGCGACCGGAAATTCGCCAACAGTAGTGACAGAAAGAAACACTCCCACGTCCACACGAGCGACAGGCCGTACTTCTGCAAAATACGGGGCTGCGACAAGGCCTACACGCATCCCAGCTCGCTAAGGAAGCACATGAAAGTTCACTTCAGGCCTTCTCCTCCTTCATCTCCAGCTTCCAGCACAAAGGCCGCTTATCGTTCCTTGCCCAGTTATACCAGAGAACCCTTTCCCCCGATTTCTGGCCATACGAAATGCCATACAGTTAAACTATCGCCCAAGGTTAATAACCTCAGCGAGTGGTATGTTTGTCAGGGCAGTGCAGGATCTAATATTCTTTGCATTGGGAGCGAAGACGATTCCTTCAGAAATTCAGAGCCAAGATCAATAATCTGA
- the LOC125709523 gene encoding zinc finger protein ZIC 2-like has translation MLLDAGHQFPGLGVGTFTRHHSASEMQDRDLSLAQNSFVDSAHMGAFKLNHDLSPGQSSVFTSQAPGYAAAALGSHAHVTSYASSPFNSTRDFLFRSRGFGDSSPASSQHAIFGPAAGSLHHPHSDSQGHILFPGIHDQHGAHSTPAVLNGQMRLGLPGDVFGRTDQYHQVSSPRTDPYSTAPLHSQFGSMNMNMSMNMSAHHHPGAFFRYMRQQCIKQELICKWIDPEQLNSPKKSCNKTFSTMHELVTHVSVEHVGGPEQCNHICFWEECPRESKPFKAKYKLVNHIRVHTGEKPFPCPFPGCGKVFARSENLKIHKRTHTGEKPFQCEFEGCDRRFANSSDRKKHMHVHTSDKPYLCKMCDKSYTHPSSLRKHMKVHENSSASDSSPAASSGYESSTPPGLVSPSTETQSNNTLSPASTAHNNAGHNTLSSNFSEWYV, from the exons ATGTTGCTGGACGCTGGTCATCAGTTTCCTGGTTTGGGAGTTGGTACATTTACTAGGCATCACTCCGCGAGCGAAATGCAGGACAGGGATCTGAGTTTAGCACAGAACAGCTTTGTTGATTCTGCACACATGGGTGCGTTTAAATTGAACCACGACCTCTCGCCGGGCCAGAGCTCTGTTTTCACTTCGCAGGCACCGGGTTACGCCGCTGCGGCTCTGGGGTCTCACGCCCATGTTACCTCGTACGCGAGTTCACCCTTCAACTCCACACGGGACTTTCTCTTTCGCAGCCGCGGCTTCGGAGATTCGTCTCCGGCGAGCAGCCAACATGCTATTTTCGGGCCCGCAGCGGGGTCCCTTCATCACCCCCATTCAGACAGTCAAGGCCATATATTGTTTCCTGGGATCCACGATCAGCATGGAGCGCACAGCACCCCGGCTGTATTAAACGGACAAATGCGACTTGGACTACCAGGAGATGTTTTTGGGCGGACTGATCAGTATCACCAGGTGTCCAGTCCGAGGACCGACCCTTATTCCACTGCTCCACTGCACAGTCAGTTTGGCTCCATGAACATGAACATGAGCATGAACATGTCAGCCCATCATCACCCCGGTGCCTTCTTCCGATATATGAGGCAGCAGTGCATCAAACAGGAGCTTATCTGCAAGTGGATTGACCCCGAGCAGCTGAACAGTCCGAAAAAGAGTTGCAATAAAACTTTCAGCACCATGCACGAGCTGGTTACCCACGTCTCGGTCGAGCACGTCGGAGGACCCGAGCAATGCAACCACATCTGTTTTTGGGAAGAGTGTCCCAGAGAGAGCAAACCATTTAAAGCGAAATATAAACTCGTTAATCACATTCGGGTCCATACCGGAGAGAAGCCTTTCCCTTGTCCCTTCCCTGGATGTGGCAAGGTTTTTGCGCGCTCGGAAAACTTAAAGATACACAAGCGGACGCATACAG GCGAGAAACCATTTCAGTGCGAGTTTGAGGGCTGCGACAGGCGTTTCGCAAATAGCAGCGACCGGAAGAAGCACATGCACGTGCACACGTCGGACAAGCCGTATCTTTGCAAAATGTGTGATAAATCGTACACTCACCCCAGCTCCCTGAGAAAGCACATGAAG GTCCACGAAAACTCTTCAGCCTCTGACTCCTCGCCTGCAGCCAGCTCTGGCTATGAGTCATCGACACCCCCTGGCTTGGTCTCCCCATCCACCGAAACCCAAAGCAACAACACTTTGTCGCCTGCATCCACGGCTCACAATAACGCCGGCCACAACACCCTGTCGTCAAATTTCAGTGAATGGTACGTTTAG